Below is a genomic region from Castanea sativa cultivar Marrone di Chiusa Pesio chromosome 2, ASM4071231v1.
TGCAATGAAAATAATGACACATATCTGTATCAATATCATCGACTCTGTAACTGCTTTTTGCCTATGTTAAAGACTTAAAGCTGCTCTATAGCTTCCTGGACATCCACCATGCTTAATTGTGTCCTTGTTTCCAATATCAAGATCCCATAACTTATATTGTTCTACTCAGACAGATGCCAGCCTCTGAAGCATTGACGTGGCAAAATGGGTGCTGCACTCGCGTCCGATGCAGCTTGATGCAGGGTGTGGCGGGCGATGCCGCGTCTAGATTTTTTTCCCAAGACGCGCCGATACGCACCAATTTAGTGCTGACTTGGGCCAATTTGTGTCGAATCTGTCCGTATCAGCCGAAACAAACCGATTTAATCTATATCGGCATCGAACCGGCCAATTcaggccgaaattcaaaaagaaaaaaaagggtgcAAAACACACTGTTTGAATTAACAACAAAACCTTAATGCTCTCTCCTATTCATTCTCGTCTCATGTCTCAGATTCTCAGCTTGGCTCCTCTCACTCTCATCTCTCTGTGCGCCTCCAGCTCCACGCCTCCACTGCTCCCATTCCCTTCCCCGTTTTGCTCTCTGCTCTCCGCCTCCCCTCTCACAATCTCACTCTCCGTCTCCCTTCCCCTCTCTGATTCAGAGTTCTTTGCAAGTCTCAAGTCTCAAGCTCACCTCACCTCACCGACCCACTCTTAACTTAGGTATCAAACTAATCAAAGCTTTCAATCTCAGTTTTTCAATCTCAAGCTCATTATACTCTCACATGCTCTATTACAATCtgtgatatgattttttttttaattttttatataagctgTAATAGTGTAATGTTTTgacttgggtttgattttttactTAGTTAAtagtaattatatatttgtcaaattatttgtaAGTTAAATTGAATCTATTGAATTTGCAATGGATGAAGTTACTAGCATAGAAACTTCACCTTTATCTAATGAAGAAGTGCCAAATGATGAAGCTCCTCTTTGGCAGTATGTGACTAAATTAGAAAAACCACCTGGTTCTACTATTAAATTAGCTGGAAATATACAGTTTAAGTGCAACTATTGCGGTGGAGTTTTTTTTGGGATCCTATTTTAGGGTTAaggctcatttattaaaaaatagtaataaaggTATTAGAGCATGCCCTAAAGTGACACCGAGCCATAGGTTGGAAATGCAGCGAATGCATGATTAGATTGAGAATGAtaagttagagagagaaagcaGAAGTCAAATTCCCTTACCCCCACCTTCCCCAGGCCATGGGCTTATCCCCTCATTTCGGAGACAGGCAGGGAGTGATAATACAGATCTTGTTGATGGTAAGAGGAGGAAGGTGATTGCGAATTCTCCTTTGGAGAGAGCATTccagaataatgctagacatgaaTTGTATAGTAGAATTGGTAGGATATTTTACACCGGTGGGCTTCCGTTTCACTTTGTAAGGAACCCATATTATCGTAGTTCCTATGCATATGCTGCTACCCATAGCATTTCAAGTTATGCTCCTCCTGGATACAATGCCTTGAGAACATCAattttgcaaaaagaaagagcTCATGTTGAAAGACTTTGGAAACCAATTAGGGACTCTTGGCTTGAAAATGGTGTAAGTATAGTTTCTGATGGATGGTCAGATCCATAAAGGAggcctcttattaatattatggctGTATCAGATAGGGGTCCAGTGTTTATAAAGGCAATTGATGGGCCAGGTGAGTTCAAAGACAAATATTATATTGCGAGGGTGTTGAAGGATGTGATAAAAGAGATTGGACATGAAAAAGTTGTCCAAGTCATCACTGATAATGCTAGTGTGATGAAGTCTACTAGAGCTCTTATTGAAAGTGAGTATTCCAAAATATTTTCGACACCATGTGTTGTCCACACTCTCAATCTGGCTTTGAAGAATATTTATGCAgcaaaaaatactaaaaagaatgaagttacatATGAGGAATGTAGTTGAATTACACGTATTGCTGATGATGCATCCTTCATACGTGTTTTTATTATGAACCATTCAATGAGGTTGACaatgtttaataaattttgtcCATCAAAACTGCTTCAAGTTGCTGATACTAGATTTGCTTCGGTTGTTGTAATGCTGAAAAggttaaagttgataaaaagatgcCTTCAAGCCATGGCTATTAGTGACCAATGGGCTTCTTAGAGGGAGGATAATGTTGGAAAAGCTCAAAAGGCAAAAGATATGATTCTAAGTGATCGTTGGTGGGATGTTGTTGATTATATCTTTGAATTCACATcacctatttatgatatgctATGAGCAGCCGACATAGATAAGCCTTGTCTTCATCTTGTGTATGAGATGTGGAATTCAATGATAGAGAAGGTGAAGGCAACAATATATCGGCATGAAGGCTTGGAAGATGATGAgtatagcttattttttaatgtggtTTATGATATACTCATTGATCAATAGACTAAAAATTATACACCACTACATTGCTTGGctcattccttaaatcctaagtacttttattttctattttccttaGTTCCCCCTTCTAGTAAAACACAGGTTTCATCTATATTTGTTTCTTAATCAATAACTAGGTATTACTTCATTGAATAGCTTTTGGAGAATCCAAAACGCATCGCTCTACATCGGGATCatgaaatttatatggaaaggAGCAAGTGTTTGGATCGATactttgaagatgaaaatgacTTAAGGGTGGTGAAAGTTGAGTTTGCTACATTTTTAGGAGGGAGGTTTCCTTCACCAGATGCCTTAACATATAGGTGGGCCTTACAACCTTTGGTTTGGTGGCAATACCATGGCTCCtcatttccaactcttcaaaccCTTGTCCTAAaacttcttggacaaccttgttcatcatcatgtgctgagaggaattggagcatatacaaattcattcattccttaaaaagaaaaatgtctcCTGCACGTGTTGAggatttggtatatgtgcattCTAATCTTTGACTCTTGTCAAGGTGCAATGAGGAGTACATAAATATAGTAAGAAAGATGTGGGATATTGTAAGAGACTCTTGGAATGAGAGCGACATACATGGAGgagttggaattcttgagaaTGCTGCCTTTACACTTGATGAGCCGGAGTTGGAGACCATGGTTATTGGGATTGCTAGTACTAGTATTACTATTAGTGAAAGTGAAGTTCAAAGTGAAGCTATTGATGTTGATAATGATGATGACGGTTGTatttgattgtcttgttgattttcttttattttgttttagtttcaaacttgtgggttgtattctaatttccgaacatcatggaatgttttagtttcaaacttatgggttatatttaatttatgaacattatattttagttattatctattattgctcttaaatttggtatatgtttatataatgtaaaaaagtatacttagcaatatatagaaaataaaaataaaaatatttttaataattttttaatcgtcgCATCTCGCTGCACCCGCACCTAAATCTGGAAACGCACCCATGCTTCATAGATGCTAGCTGATTCATTGTTTCATTTTAAAACTATGACttaagaaaatttcatttttccaatgttcaaaacctctccgccgaagaaaaaaagtaatggaaaaaaaaaaactaagaaagtgGCCTATAAGTATAACCCCTTATTAGATTGGctaagggattttttttttaaagtatggATCGGATTCGGGAAATATCCCAACCCGACCTAAGAATTTTGGATTTGGGCAACAATCCATCTTGGGTCTCTTTACCCATGATAAACTGGGTAAAACCCGATACTATCGGGTCAGGTACTTGTTACCTAGtgaattttagttattatcCCACTCTTTGATACCGTTTTCGCTCTAAAACATAAAAAGGATATAACAAATGGCTAACGCAAATTCACATGAGCATTCTATTAGCTATTATCCCACAAAAAGCATATAATAATACAGGAAAAATGAagtaagttatatatatttttcctaaaCTTTTAAGAAAgtccaaaatattaattgattttagaaatattacaaattttattatagaaGTCTTACAAATTGTTATTGACGATGCTAGAAAATCAGTTTGTTGGAATGCTTCAGGCTATAGGTCctgaaaggaaagaaagaacagCCAAAGATGACAAGTGTAACCTGGCCAAGCACCCTCCGACAgttaagtcaatttttttttctagaacaCAAGGATGGGAAATAGTAAATGGTCGAACTTACCTTGGGTGAATGGGAGACTTGctctttttatagagagttagGAGTGGGTCTATTTGTTTAGATCCATCACCATCATGGGTGATGTGTGTGGTTAATGAGAAAATGGGATACGCAGAGAAAATGGGGTACGCGGAGCAGATTACGGGGAATTCTCTCCACGTTTTGGTAGTAGTGTATCACGGTCTGATTACATGGAGCCTTTTGAGAAGTTCTTGCAAAATTTGCAAAGTGTCATCTGGCCGTTTATGCCCTTGAATTATGGACGACCATCCTTAGATTGGATGGTCTTGTTATCTATGGACGGGTACTATTCATGCATGTGGTGCCATAGTTGGGTTTCTCTATTCATAAATTTCTCTAGACGTGATAAGGTCATGGATGACTACTTTGGACAAATTGATCTCTAatccctatcagttgcccctttGTCCTTGTGTCATCCATGATACTATTGGCTTGGCACGTGGTGGTTTTCCATTGGTTAAGGGGACCTCCAAGTGTCATGTCAAGGTAATCCAAAATTAAATGCTTCAGATGTTGACATGTGGAGTGATCTTTGGGGCTTGCTAGTCGTGTCATTTTGTTCTTCAAGAAAATTGCCACGTGGCATGCTCTAGTTCCTCGCATCGCTTCAATGTCCAGATTTGTCACCTATAAATAGTGCAATTCCTCTCTTACCCTCTCacatttctcatattttctccTTTGACATCAGTCGTCCAGTGGACAAAGTCCAACCCTGGCTCAGTTGGTAGAGTGGTGGACTGTTGTAggaataattaaataaattcttaataaattaaatattaataattgatatttaaatacaTAAAGGCCCATCAAAAGTTTTGGGCTTAGCCTTAAATTGTGTTTGGTCCaccaagtgaaaaaaaaaaaagcatctgAACTTTGAAGCAAAAGAACTTCTGAACTTTGAAGCCATGGTTATGGAAATTTGAAATTAAGCCGTCGTTGGACGGAGTAAAAGTCTTAAAGCTTGTGTGCCATTTATAGACTATACGAATGAGAATATATTTTGCGATGTGCTATATCCTGTATGAATTTCATTAGCCAGTAGACCGGCATTTATAAGAGACTCCTAGCGTTATTCTCAAGTCTCCTTTATCgtattaatttaattgattCAAGTCcatctccaaaagaaaaattaattgattcaAACTCCTAAAACAAGACAAAGTTTAAGGGGGTGTTTCGTAGTCTCTTCTTGTATGAGCTAGGCACACTTGCTTACAATATGCAATTATAAGAAATGCTTCACTACAAAAAATTGGACATATAGCAGCGTTTTTAAAGCGTCATAATAGGTCAATCTATTGTAACAATAAAAGGCCATATTAGGTCTCGTTTGTGATGATTTTTAAAATcgctgaagaaaaaaaaaacgcgaCTATAGAACCAATTTTTTGTAGTGCTTGTTATAGCAGAAAGAACACTTTCTTTTAGAACTTATTACGATTAAAAAGAGATAATCAAAGTAGTAAACTCACCTTGCattcttgaaattatttttgttaggttctaaatgtTTAGGATTAAATATTTAGATTTCTATTTTTATGTATGTTGACAAACCGAGATCAAAACATGTCTAGATTATCTATTAGGCATTGCTCATGATAGTACAAATCAGGATTTAAGAATTTACAAGCTGCAGAAAAGGGAAGTTAATTTTAGTGAGATTTGACCGATTGAAACTAAGCTTCGACTGATTGAAAATTGCAGTTAGGATTTTGTTTGCAGAATTCTATTTCAATCCAAACACTACAAAAACATTTTAGATTTTAAGTGAAACACTTTTTGGTATAAAAGGATAACCCTAACTACATTTTAGAGGTTCTTGGAAGTCTTGTGAGTTACTCCTGTGAAATCTGAAAGGTTCTGGACCTTTTAACTCAACAAGCATCTGCcagatcaaaagatctacaaTGAAAAACTGGTGGAATCAAGTTGTTGCTACAAGATCAACAACGACTGGTGATTTGAAATCTTTGAGTGGGAACTTAAAGTCATAAGCATGGGAGCTTGCATTCAGCAAATCCAAGAGGGAAGAGTCCATAGAGTTGGagttgcacgtggtcgtgttaATAAGTTCTACTGGAGGAAGCATTAGGTTTAGgagttaaatcttttgtaaacttaaattttttctaGTGGATTTGTTTATCTTGAGGAttgctaggtcaaatcctcctcaagtttttaccttgaaatagattggtttcattggttttcttgggtaatCATATCGTTGTCTTATTTCTTTTCCCATactgcatgatatgatatactaatgtttaacctagattttataattaacctaagtaactaTTTGACTAATTCAATAggttaaaaaatctattttaaagGGATCTAAATATACAATGGGAGGGGTGGGggattggagagagagagagagagagagagagatatatatatatatatatatatatatatatatataatattgtatgtaatatttattttgtttgtaaaatttttaatttataaatttcaaatctagagagagagagagagagataacaaaaaaaaaatttttgttttgagggAAGAATGATAGTAAAAGTACACTCACATTACACTTCTATTTGGGGTTTCTTATAAATCAGTCATTCAACTTTCAAAACATATAATTCACACTTTCGACTATCACCTATTGTCATTTGCTCATCcaaaaatgttgttttgaacaaaaaattgacATTGTCATAATTATAAAGAGGTAAGATGCAAGTTTTGGAAATTAATAGTGTAAATTATAAGTTTGAAAGTTGATGCACCGATGAAGAATCGACTCTAAACTCAAAGGATGTAAAGTGTATTTTAGCCAAACTCATAATATCACATCATATTCAAAGTTTTCCTATGTAGTAGTAATATACTTAAGTGTATTATTAGAATATAAAAATGTGAGTGGTTGACtagtcttttttattattattttttttattgagttttaacctatggcaTCTTCTTTTGATCATTgtactttttatcatcaaaccaagatatcaattagtttttgtGTAAGCGAGGATttaaccccagatctcttattcaaccgtCAGAAACTTtttcagttgagctaactaaaacccacGTGGTTGACTAGTTAAGTGATGGTATCGGACATTGAACAATGATGACAAAAGTGATTGTGGTTAACATTTAACTATCACAACCCCAAAATGTAGTATAAATTCTATTTATTCcgtataatctctttctttttctcttctctttctctccaatTTATTCCTTTTAGATTCCAAAAGGGTCAAAGGTCTTAACTCTTAACAGCTAAAaggagaaaacaaaaacaaaaacaaaaaaaaaaaatttcaaagtttttttatatataaattgggCTATTACGTGGCCGTCAATATAAGACCACACACGTCACgtgtattaaattatatatatgatctattaaatactttaaaatcattaaaaaaatgattccCTTCTGTCTATGATTTTCATATATgattttcttgaatttctaGAATGTCTGCCCTCCCAAACCCGCAATTACCGCTAATCATTTTATACCAAATTATAAGTTTGGAGACTAATGTGTTGGACCGATCGAGGCCAGTCCAAGAGTATATGTTAAGACCCAATATTACAGAATTGGTCTCCTTTTTATATTCTTTCCTTTGAGAAGAGTCTCCTTTTAATATTATAATGCTAGATCCTtgtttctcacaaaaaaaaaaaaaaaaaaaaagaaaaaaaaaagaaaaagctcatTGTAATGGTCTTTAATTAATTGGTCTATAGCATTACTTCTATGAAGTCTTTCATTTTGCTAGTAAAAGTCATGTACATACGACTGACTTTGCAAAAGATCTATCAATTCCCCCCTTCTACCTAATAATCTATAAATAGCAACCAAACTATAACACTTTGCACCATTAAGTTCTAGCTTCTAGCTTTATTTCAAACTTTCTCAGCAATGTCTTATAAagttttttctctgttttcattcactctcctccttcttctcctttttcctCTCCATTCCCATGCAACATCAAGAAACATCCATGACAAAAAATCATCACCGTTTGAGTTTCTCAAAAATCTTCAGGGATGTCACAAGGGAGAAAAGGTCAAAGGCATCCATAACCTCAAAGCCTACCTTGAGAAATTTGGTTATTTGAGCTATAACCATTCTCAAAATCAAACTCATAccaatgatgatgattttgatgaACTCCTGGAATCTGCCATTAAAACTTACCAACTTAATTACCATCTCAACGCCACATGGTCAATGGATGTCAACACAGTATCAACAATGATGATGCCTCGTTGTGGGGTGGCAGATATCATCAATGGTACAAATTGGATGCGCTCAGGCAAGAATAAACATCACCATCGCCATGGCTCTCTTCATACTGTCTCTCACTATACTTTTTTCCAAGGAAATCCCAAGTGGCCAACTTCTAAGTACCATCTCACCTATGGATTTCTCCCTGGCACCCCAACTGAAGCAATGAGTCCCGTTACAAAAGCTTTTGAAACGCGGGCTGATAACACACACTTCAAGTTCTCAAGGGCTCAAGATCAAACAAATACAGATCTCAAAATTGGTTTTCATAGGGGGGACCATGGAGATGGGGCCCCTTTCGATGGAGCTGGTGGAACCCTAGCCCATGCTTTTTCACCGACTAATGGGAGATTCCATTATGATGCAGATGAAAAATGGAGTGTGGGAGCAGTCCCAGGTTCATATGACTTGGAGACAGTTGCCTTGCATGAAATTGGGCACCTTCTTGGGTTAGGGCATAGCGAAGTTGAAGGGGCCATCATGTGGCCTGCCATACGTTCAGGGGTGACCCAAGGTTTGCATAGGGACGATATTGATGGCATTAAAgccttatataatttttaagtgtTCAAGGATGTGCAATATGCAATTATTAGCAGGTAGAGAATAAAGCATAGTGCAAATACATGGCACTGGGACTATGAAACATGAAGAGAGAAAGTAAAGTTTTAACCTACTCTTGGTAGAAAGTGACACTTGATTGTATTTTACTTCAAATTGTAATAAtactatttcattttttcaaGAGCTTTGCAATTCAATTGAGATCTTTTGATCTTTACATCGAAGATGAACAATGTTCAAATCCTTCAATCCCAATTatcaaatcataaaaataaagtaaaataataatgctTCATTTTTATACTATCATGGAATTATACAACTTGGAAATTTGTATTGTGATAAATAagactttttaatttctttttaactatagtaaccaaaaataataattttttgaggacttt
It encodes:
- the LOC142626253 gene encoding metalloendoproteinase 2-MMP-like, coding for MSYKVFSLFSFTLLLLLLFPLHSHATSRNIHDKKSSPFEFLKNLQGCHKGEKVKGIHNLKAYLEKFGYLSYNHSQNQTHTNDDDFDELLESAIKTYQLNYHLNATWSMDVNTVSTMMMPRCGVADIINGTNWMRSGKNKHHHRHGSLHTVSHYTFFQGNPKWPTSKYHLTYGFLPGTPTEAMSPVTKAFETRADNTHFKFSRAQDQTNTDLKIGFHRGDHGDGAPFDGAGGTLAHAFSPTNGRFHYDADEKWSVGAVPGSYDLETVALHEIGHLLGLGHSEVEGAIMWPAIRSGVTQGLHRDDIDGIKALYNF